GGTGGTGACCTGCTCGCCGTCTGCCTCCCGCGCGAAGACGCCGGAGACGATGCGGACCTGATCCGGCTCCTGGCGCTGCGTCGTGTAGCGCGACTGTCCGGGCCGGCGCTTGTCGAGGTCGCGCTGGATCTCGGCCTCGCTCAGCGGGATCAGCGGGGGGCAACCGTCGACGACGCAGCCGATCGCAGGCCCATGGCTCTCGCCGAAGGTGGTGACGCGGAAGAGATGGCCGAAAGTGTTGTGAGACATGGAAACCTGACGAGACTTGAAGCGCTGGCTTCTTACCCGGTTTCCGGCAACGGGGGCAGCCCCTGAAACGGATCCCGTGCGGAAACGCCCAAAGGCGCGAAATGTCGGAGATTCCTGGTCAGCACGATCAAGCCGTGTGCCTCGGCCGTTGCAGCGATGGCGATGTCTTCGAAACCGGGTCGATGCGCTCGCGCCCGATCGAGCATGCCACCGGCGAGATGGGCACAGCGCAGATCAAACGGCAGCACCTTCGTTCCGTAGAAGTGCTCGACCGCCTGCCACCATTCGGCCAGCACGCGCGCCTTGGTGCCAGCGCCCTCCCGTTCGGCCTTTGCGATGCCCGCTGCCACCTCGGCGGCCGTGATCACCGAGAGGAACAGATTGGGACTCGCCCGATCGAGCCAGACGGCCAGTTCTCCCGCCTCCGCCCGCTTCGAGGGGGCCAATGCCGAGATCACATTGGTGTCGAGCAGGAACATCAGAGATCGACGGGTCGAGTCGGCTCCCTGCTGCGTTCGGGAATATCCTCCGGCTCACCCGGGAAAGCCGCCAGCAAACGCCCGAAGCTCGGCGCGCGCGAGAGCCGCTCATAATCCTCGAACGACAGGATGACTGCATCCTTGCGACCATGGCGCGTGATGATCGAGGGCATTCCGCCAACCGCTTGGTCGACCACCGCAGACAGGGTGGCCTTGGCGTCCTTGAGTTGGATTTCTCGCATCGCCGTTTCCGATATGACCACTATGGTCATATAATGTCGGAACACGCTGAAGGCAATGTGGCCAGGCCGACGGGCAGAGAGTTGTCGGTCGTGCGACCTCAGTGCCCGCTTGCCGGCACAGCCGGAGCGCCCTCCCAGCGGGTGTTCGCCGGCAGGTTCTCGCCCTTCATGATCACGGTAAGCAGGCCGATCTGGGCGTAGTCGCCGACATGGGTGTCGTAGAGCACGGTCGCCCCGGCGCCGACGCAGACGCCCTTGCCGAGCGTGACCTTGCCGACCTTCATCACCCGGTCCTCGTAGAGATGCGTCTGCAGGGCCGAATGGGCGTTGACGGTGCAGAAATCACCGACCTTGATGCAGTCGAACTCGGTGATATCCGTCGAATCCAGCCAGACGCCCTGGCCGTATTGCGCGCCGAACAGGCGCAGGAACCAGGGCAGGAACGGCGTACCGCGCAGATAGTCGAACAGCACCTTGCCGCCCAGACCCCAATAGAGCACGGCGATCGCCTCGGTGCGCATCGCCCAGAACGACCACATCGGCTTCATCACCGGCTTGTAGACGCCCATCAGCAGCCATTTCATCAGCGCGCAGATCAGCGCCTGGGTGATGGCAATCAGAACGGCGCAGCCCATGAAGGCGAGCGCCAGGCCAGTCCAGTCGCGGTCGAAGATCTTCTGCTGCAGCACGAGATCGACCGCCAGCGTGCCGAAGGTGATGAACAGCATCGCCGGGAAGGAGGTGTGCAGCGCCTCGAAGACGGCACGCGCCAGCTTCTTGCCCGTCGAGGGCTTGTAGGTCCAGTCGGCACCGAGATCGACCTTCTGCCGCGTCGGCAGCTTGATCGGCGGCGAGCCGAACCAGGTGTCGCCGGCGCTCATCAGATCGTTCGCGGGCGGCTTCGACTTGATACCGATCAACACCTTGTCGGGGATCACCGCACCCGGCGGCACCACCGCATCGTTGCCGACGAAGACCTGCTCGCCGGTCCGGGTCATGTCGAGGCGCATATAGCCGCGCCGCATGTCCTCGTCGCCGAAGATCACCTCGTCGGCAATGAAGTTGCCGGCGCCGATCCCGGTGATGTCATAGCGCCCGGAGAGGTTGGTCGAGATCTCCGCGCCCTGCCCGATCCTTGCGCCCATCATCCGGTACCAGAAGCGCATATAGATCGTCGCGAACAGCGAGGAGAGCGTCTCCAGCGTCACCTCGGTCGCCAGCGCTACCGTCCATTTGCGGGCGTAGAAGCTGGAATGGATCGAATAGCTGCCGGAGGAGACGCGCGGCAGGATCGCCCAGCGCAGCGCGCAGATCAGGAAGACCGTGACGGTGATCAGGCCGATCGCCGTCGGCCAGGTCAGGATCGGCAGGTACCAGAGATAGCTGACATCGGACCAGGTCGCGACCCAGTTGTCGATCCTGTCGAACAGCCAGAAGGCCGGGAAGATCGGCAAGAGGCTGATCGGCGGCAGCACGATCAACATGACGATGTAGAACAGGGTCATCGCCGCCCGCCGGCCGGCGCTCGCTTCGGCTTGCGGCGGCAGGGACTCGACATCGACCGTGCCGGTCTTGCGGGCGGGTGAACCATCCCAGATCTCGGCCGCGCCGATCTGCGCGCCCGGCGCGATCGCCGTGAGGTCGCCGATCTCGGCGTGATCGCCAACGGTGCAGCCATGGCCGAACACCACCGAGGACCCCGCATAGACGTCCTTGCCGAGGGTGATCCGGCCGATGATGAAATCGGCCCCGATCGCCTCGGCATTGGCGAAGGTGGTCTTCGATCCCAGCGTCGTGCCGTCGCCGAGCTCGACGAGGTCGATCGCGCCGGCCTCGTAGTCGGAGATTATGACGTCGCGCCCGACCTTGGCGCCGAGCAGGCGCCAGTAGAAGCGCATCACCGGCGTGCCCTGCAGCCATTTGATGTGCACGAGCCCGGCGACGCGCGAGGCAAACCACCAGCGGAAATAATAGACGCCCCAGAGCGGATAGGTGCCGGGCTTGGTCCGGCCGAGCACCAGCCATTTCAGGCCAATCGCGATGAAGCCGGTGACGAGCGTGATCGCGACATAGATGCCGAGCAGCGCGAAGACCTGCGCCATCGC
This genomic interval from Bosea sp. 29B contains the following:
- a CDS encoding type II toxin-antitoxin system VapC family toxin encodes the protein MFLLDTNVISALAPSKRAEAGELAVWLDRASPNLFLSVITAAEVAAGIAKAEREGAGTKARVLAEWWQAVEHFYGTKVLPFDLRCAHLAGGMLDRARAHRPGFEDIAIAATAEAHGLIVLTRNLRHFAPLGVSARDPFQGLPPLPETG
- a CDS encoding type II toxin-antitoxin system Phd/YefM family antitoxin, with product MREIQLKDAKATLSAVVDQAVGGMPSIITRHGRKDAVILSFEDYERLSRAPSFGRLLAAFPGEPEDIPERSREPTRPVDL
- a CDS encoding Pls/PosA family non-ribosomal peptide synthetase — encoded protein: MNDITTVSAGTAGSGVTALAMLAGEKRPDLLRDEVLAEIFAASVAARPDHPAMICGDRRLSYVQVWEQAQAQARGLALAGVGPGDMVGLWMPRGIELLVAQIAITLSGAAWLPFDAEAPVERIAICLNDASAKGLVTQTDWKARAAATERTVWCPQQLAQASDGKPMPTRPAGLTADHPAYLIYTSGSTGVPKAIVISQRNICHFLRSGNALYGMGPEDVVFQGASVAFDLSMEEIWTPYLVGATLFVATPQMMGDAEKLPLILNDAGVTVIDTVPTLLGILPSDVPSLTLILLGGEALPPSIVQKWSKPGRRIFNTYGPTEATVVATAAPVEPGETVTIGRPIPNYTAYIVDDEMKLTGVGQQGELLIGGPGVAKGYHLRPELTAEKFIANPFGGSGSDPILYRSGDAVSLDENGNIVFHGRIDDQVKIRGFRVELGEIETALSDEAGISQAAVVLRTDDGIERLVAFLVGEPGVQIEGSVLRASLREKLPPYMIPAHFEPVGSLPRMISGKVDRKMLKAAPLTAPAASGEQEPPRNETEAALLDAAKRVLGAQALPLEADFFIDLGGHSLLAARFISIVRETPAYAGITLQDVYGARTLRAMAGLLDSRGVRAEEDLSFTPPPLRRRFFCGLAQAIALPIIISLSTAQWLGIFVSYMLLSGEELSAMAQVFALLGIYVAITLVTGFIAIGLKWLVLGRTKPGTYPLWGVYYFRWWFASRVAGLVHIKWLQGTPVMRFYWRLLGAKVGRDVIISDYEAGAIDLVELGDGTTLGSKTTFANAEAIGADFIIGRITLGKDVYAGSSVVFGHGCTVGDHAEIGDLTAIAPGAQIGAAEIWDGSPARKTGTVDVESLPPQAEASAGRRAAMTLFYIVMLIVLPPISLLPIFPAFWLFDRIDNWVATWSDVSYLWYLPILTWPTAIGLITVTVFLICALRWAILPRVSSGSYSIHSSFYARKWTVALATEVTLETLSSLFATIYMRFWYRMMGARIGQGAEISTNLSGRYDITGIGAGNFIADEVIFGDEDMRRGYMRLDMTRTGEQVFVGNDAVVPPGAVIPDKVLIGIKSKPPANDLMSAGDTWFGSPPIKLPTRQKVDLGADWTYKPSTGKKLARAVFEALHTSFPAMLFITFGTLAVDLVLQQKIFDRDWTGLALAFMGCAVLIAITQALICALMKWLLMGVYKPVMKPMWSFWAMRTEAIAVLYWGLGGKVLFDYLRGTPFLPWFLRLFGAQYGQGVWLDSTDITEFDCIKVGDFCTVNAHSALQTHLYEDRVMKVGKVTLGKGVCVGAGATVLYDTHVGDYAQIGLLTVIMKGENLPANTRWEGAPAVPASGH